In one window of Heterodontus francisci isolate sHetFra1 chromosome 24, sHetFra1.hap1, whole genome shotgun sequence DNA:
- the LOC137383697 gene encoding uncharacterized protein encodes MWTTNHNLCITNSLFHTKPCHQVSWRHPRSRRWHQLDLIVARRASISSVQITRSFHSADCDTDHSLVCSKVRLKPKKLHHSKQKGRPRINTNRISYPQLLHKFLNSLEKALQNTPTGDAETKWAHVRDAIYDSAMTTYGKREKQNADWFQSHFEELEAAKRIALLNYKKASSELTSVALKVARRTEQRTARRCANDYWQHLCSRSQLASDTRDIRGMYDGIKRAFGPTVKKVVPLKSKSGDTITDQRKQWTGGWSTN; translated from the exons ATGTG GACCAccaatcacaacctctgcatcaccaactcgttatttcatactaaaccctgtcaccaggtttcatggaggcacccaaggtcacgtcgttggcaccagctggacctcatcgtcgcaaggcgagcctctataagcagtgtccaaatcacacgcagcttccacagtgcggactgcgacaccgaccactccctggtgtgcagcaaagttagactcaaaccaaagaagttacatcactccaagcagaagggccgcccgcgcatcaacactaacagaatttcttatccacagctgttacataagtttctaaattcacttgaaaaagcccttcaaaacactcctacaggggatgcagagaccaagtgggcccacgtcagagacgccatctatgactcagcaatgaccacctatggcaaacgtgagaaacagaatgcagactggtttcaatctcactttgaagagctggaagccgctaagcgcattgcactgttgaactacaagaaagcctctagcgagttaacatccgtagcacttaaagtagccaggcgaacagaacaaagaacagccaggcgctgtgcaaacgactactggcaacacctatgcagtcgtagtcagctggcctcagacaccagagacatcagaggaatgtatgatggcattaagagagcttttggaccaactgtCAAGAAGGtcgtccccctcaagtctaaatcaggggacacaatcactgaccaacgcaagcaatggACCGGTGGGTGGAGCactaactag